A region from the Gemmatimonadaceae bacterium genome encodes:
- a CDS encoding polyprenyl synthetase family protein: MTLKTRNAASPSLKDIQAPVAGALARVHEEMWRIVAVDSEFFRGVNQHLMLMKGKMVRPTLMLLSSETAGAAEPRVASYAAVIELIHLATLVHDDAVDHSALRRGMPTVNALFTHEVAVIAGDFLYSRAVQELVRLGDLEALRVFANASNELTVGEMRQLGALNALAFSEADYEFLIKCKTAALFKASCEVGALCGAPDHRQALSTFGERLGMAFQVADDLLDYTAVAATTGKPTGLDLKEHKVTLPLIHALRSISPAGLRVVEALFANPDPTGDQIAAVVEVVQEAGGLDYARIRGEEFLGQAEEALTSLPDTPARQALHDAMVYVMERSS; encoded by the coding sequence GTGACCCTCAAGACACGAAACGCGGCCTCTCCCTCCCTGAAGGACATCCAGGCGCCGGTCGCCGGGGCCCTCGCGCGCGTGCACGAGGAGATGTGGCGCATCGTCGCGGTCGACAGCGAGTTTTTCCGCGGCGTCAACCAGCACCTCATGCTCATGAAGGGCAAGATGGTGCGCCCGACGCTGATGCTCCTCTCCAGCGAGACCGCGGGAGCCGCCGAGCCACGCGTGGCGTCGTATGCCGCCGTGATCGAGTTGATCCACCTCGCCACACTCGTGCACGACGACGCCGTCGACCACTCGGCGCTGCGCCGCGGCATGCCCACGGTCAATGCGCTGTTTACCCACGAGGTCGCCGTTATCGCGGGCGACTTCCTCTACTCACGTGCCGTCCAGGAACTGGTTCGACTGGGTGACCTCGAGGCACTCCGCGTCTTCGCCAACGCTTCGAACGAACTCACCGTCGGCGAAATGCGGCAGCTTGGCGCGCTCAACGCGCTCGCGTTCTCCGAAGCCGATTACGAGTTCCTCATCAAATGCAAGACGGCCGCGCTGTTCAAGGCCTCGTGCGAGGTCGGCGCACTATGCGGCGCCCCGGATCATCGCCAAGCGCTTTCGACCTTTGGTGAGCGCCTCGGCATGGCGTTCCAGGTCGCCGACGACCTCCTGGACTACACGGCCGTGGCGGCCACCACCGGCAAGCCCACGGGGCTCGACCTCAAGGAACACAAGGTCACCCTGCCGCTGATCCACGCGCTGCGGAGCATCAGCCCCGCCGGCCTCCGCGTCGTCGAGGCCCTGTTTGCCAACCCGGACCCGACCGGCGACCAGATCGCCGCGGTCGTCGAGGTCGTGCAGGAGGCCGGTGGGCTCGACTATGCGCGTATCCGCGGCGAGGAGTTTCTGGGTCAGGCCGAGGAGGCCCTCACGTCCCTGCCGGACACCCCGGCTCGGCAAGCCCTGCACGACGCCATGGTGTACGTCATGGAGCGGAGTTCCTGA
- a CDS encoding DUF4321 domain-containing protein, with amino-acid sequence MAKAPGNRRPLYHGIVLAVGFAVGGFLTHFSRKFLPVGAVKEFLTTGVTPSIGPLNIDLVILNFTLGPVALDVSLLSLVGVLLAYLIARSLF; translated from the coding sequence ATGGCCAAGGCGCCCGGCAACCGTCGCCCCCTCTACCACGGAATCGTCCTGGCGGTCGGATTCGCCGTCGGCGGGTTCCTGACCCATTTCTCCCGGAAGTTCCTCCCGGTGGGGGCCGTCAAGGAGTTTCTCACGACCGGTGTCACCCCCTCGATCGGGCCCTTGAACATCGACCTCGTTATCTTGAACTTCACACTGGGTCCCGTAGCGCTCGATGTGTCGCTTTTGAGCCTGGTCGGGGTACTGCTGGCGTACCTCATCGCACGATCGCTTTTCTAA
- the tatA gene encoding twin-arginine translocase TatA/TatE family subunit, whose amino-acid sequence MNFGNLGFMEILLILVVVLLLFGARRLPEIGASFGKSIREFKRGISDANSSIKEEYRDSLPRNPAEPVRQDEEARPEPKRLIT is encoded by the coding sequence ATGAATTTCGGGAACCTTGGCTTCATGGAAATCCTGCTGATCCTCGTGGTCGTGCTGCTGCTGTTCGGCGCTCGGCGCCTCCCGGAGATCGGAGCCTCGTTCGGCAAGAGCATCCGGGAGTTCAAGCGCGGAATCTCCGACGCCAACAGCTCGATCAAGGAAGAGTACCGGGACTCGCTGCCGCGCAATCCAGCCGAGCCCGTCCGCCAGGACGAAGAGGCCCGGCCAGAGCCAAAGCGGCTGATTACCTGA
- a CDS encoding SurA N-terminal domain-containing protein: MLQQLRSKSLVIWAIVFVFFVVGFLLADTSGLLGMGGPQITNSTAVAEVNGTDVSWMTWQNLSNQLAQTEERNTGRGLTLDERQRIEDQAFEQLVGSVLLEQEYRKRGIRVSDEEIREAAQQSPPPEMMQNPELQTDGRFDVAKYRRLLSSAAARQQGLLLSLESYYRSEIPKAKLFDQLAGDVFVSDAKLWANYRDQHDSVKVSFVQFDAAAVTDSAVTIGDAELRAYYDKNKSALERPGRAVLSVLVVPRAVNAADSAAALARVQAIRQEIASGTSKFEDVARRESADTTSGTQGGDMGRRVAADFVEPFASTAKGLKVGELSQPVLTQFGYHLIRKDAQFGGDTLSVRHILLRIGQSDSSAVRTDRRADSLSRIAANAEQPSRLDSAAKVLGLEVQHVTAFENDIAMSALGRPIPSVSAWAFTGAKVGEISDLYDSEDLYAIARLDTLVLGGVPSFNDAKADIRRILIGRKKAESLLPRATAFANGVAAAGGLEAAARAADMTVTTSEVFTRPQFVPGLGRFNEAIGASFALPVGAVSTPVVTDQGVVVLRVDSKVSADSAAWVGQKDTQRRDAIAAIQQLRVRTFLSEIRKSAKVEDHRRELNAAARAQTTP; the protein is encoded by the coding sequence GTGCTGCAACAGTTGCGGAGCAAGTCGCTCGTCATCTGGGCCATCGTTTTCGTGTTCTTTGTCGTCGGCTTCCTGCTCGCCGACACGTCCGGGCTCCTCGGCATGGGCGGGCCCCAGATCACCAACTCGACCGCGGTTGCCGAGGTCAACGGGACCGACGTCTCGTGGATGACCTGGCAGAACCTCTCCAACCAGCTCGCCCAGACCGAGGAGCGCAACACGGGCCGGGGACTGACGCTCGACGAGCGCCAACGCATCGAGGACCAGGCCTTCGAGCAACTCGTGGGCAGCGTCCTGCTGGAGCAGGAGTACCGGAAGCGCGGGATCCGCGTCTCCGACGAGGAGATCCGGGAGGCGGCGCAGCAGAGCCCGCCCCCCGAAATGATGCAGAACCCGGAGTTGCAGACGGATGGCCGCTTTGACGTGGCCAAGTATCGCCGGCTGCTCTCGTCGGCCGCCGCCCGCCAGCAAGGGCTCCTGCTCTCCCTCGAGTCGTACTATCGGTCCGAGATCCCCAAGGCCAAGCTGTTCGATCAGCTGGCAGGCGACGTCTTCGTTTCTGACGCGAAGCTCTGGGCGAACTATCGCGACCAGCACGATTCCGTGAAGGTGAGCTTCGTCCAATTCGACGCAGCGGCAGTCACGGATTCGGCCGTCACCATCGGCGACGCAGAGCTGCGCGCCTACTACGACAAGAACAAGAGCGCGCTGGAGCGTCCGGGTCGCGCGGTGCTGTCGGTGCTGGTGGTTCCTCGCGCGGTGAACGCGGCCGATTCGGCGGCCGCCCTTGCCCGCGTCCAGGCGATTCGACAGGAGATCGCGAGCGGCACCTCGAAGTTCGAAGACGTGGCGCGGCGCGAGAGCGCGGACACGACGTCGGGAACGCAGGGTGGCGACATGGGTCGGCGAGTGGCAGCCGACTTCGTGGAGCCGTTTGCCTCGACCGCCAAGGGGCTCAAGGTCGGCGAGCTGTCGCAGCCGGTCCTCACGCAGTTTGGCTACCACCTCATCCGAAAGGATGCGCAGTTCGGCGGCGACACGCTCAGCGTGCGCCACATCCTGCTGCGCATCGGGCAGAGCGATTCCAGCGCAGTCCGCACCGATCGTCGGGCCGATTCGCTGTCCCGAATTGCCGCGAACGCCGAGCAGCCATCGCGATTGGATAGCGCGGCCAAGGTGCTGGGCCTCGAAGTCCAGCATGTCACCGCGTTCGAGAACGACATCGCGATGAGCGCGCTCGGTCGGCCCATCCCCAGCGTTTCGGCGTGGGCGTTCACTGGCGCCAAGGTGGGGGAGATCTCCGACCTGTACGACTCGGAAGATCTCTACGCGATTGCCCGGCTGGACACCCTGGTGCTCGGCGGCGTCCCATCATTCAACGACGCCAAGGCTGACATCCGCCGCATTCTCATCGGCCGAAAGAAGGCGGAATCGCTCCTGCCGCGCGCGACCGCGTTCGCGAATGGTGTGGCTGCTGCCGGAGGTCTCGAAGCCGCAGCCAGGGCGGCGGACATGACCGTCACGACATCCGAGGTGTTCACGCGGCCGCAGTTCGTCCCCGGACTTGGCCGCTTCAACGAAGCCATCGGCGCGTCGTTCGCGCTCCCGGTGGGTGCCGTGAGTACGCCGGTCGTCACCGATCAGGGCGTTGTGGTCCTCCGCGTCGACAGCAAGGTCAGCGCGGACAGCGCGGCCTGGGTTGGTCAGAAGGACACGCAACGTCGCGATGCGATTGCCGCCATCCAGCAGCTGCGCGTGCGCACGTTCCTGAGCGAGATCCGGAAGTCCGCCAAGGTCGAGGATCACCGCCGGGAGCTGAACGCGGCCGCGCGCGCCCAGACCACGCCCTGA